A part of Sulfuricella sp. genomic DNA contains:
- a CDS encoding MBL fold metallo-hydrolase: DAREPSQFVFGDGARRLGVLTDAGCSTPHIETTLNACHALVLECNHDADMLRNGPYPPGLKQRVAGRFGHLDNEASAALLGRLDVSLLQHVIAAHLSEKNNLPHLAKGALSRVLGCDANWIGIAEQEAGFEWRQII; the protein is encoded by the coding sequence GATGCCCGCGAACCGTCCCAGTTCGTCTTTGGTGACGGAGCGCGGCGTCTGGGCGTGCTGACTGACGCCGGTTGCTCAACCCCTCATATCGAGACCACTCTGAACGCTTGTCATGCGCTGGTCCTGGAATGTAATCACGATGCGGATATGCTGCGCAATGGCCCCTATCCGCCGGGCCTGAAGCAGCGAGTTGCGGGGCGTTTTGGACATCTGGATAACGAAGCGTCCGCGGCGTTACTGGGCAGGCTGGACGTGAGTCTGCTACAGCATGTGATTGCGGCGCACCTGAGTGAAAAGAACAACCTGCCTCATCTAGCTAAAGGGGCGTTGAGCCGGGTACTGGGTTGTGATGCGAATTGGATTGGAATTGCGGAACAGGAAGCCGGGTTCGAATGGCGGCAGATCATTTGA
- a CDS encoding peroxiredoxin, translating into MLEIGHPAPAFRLPDSDMEMLGLKDFKGKNLILYFYPKDDTPGCTIQAIEFSELEEDLAQLNTVVLGVSRDDCISHAAFRDKHGLSVRLLADTEGEMCEKYGVWQEKEKDGVKKMGIVRSTFIIDKQGVLRHALYSVNPRGHAAEAMRLVQTLEQA; encoded by the coding sequence ATGCTAGAAATTGGTCACCCCGCCCCCGCTTTTCGCTTGCCTGATTCCGATATGGAAATGCTGGGCCTGAAAGACTTCAAGGGCAAGAACCTGATCCTGTATTTCTATCCCAAGGACGATACGCCGGGTTGTACGATTCAGGCTATCGAGTTCAGTGAACTGGAAGAAGACCTTGCCCAGTTGAACACCGTGGTGCTCGGCGTCAGCCGGGATGACTGCATTTCCCATGCCGCATTTCGCGACAAGCATGGCCTTTCTGTCAGGCTGCTGGCCGATACCGAGGGCGAAATGTGCGAGAAATACGGGGTATGGCAGGAAAAAGAAAAGGACGGTGTAAAGAAAATGGGGATCGTTCGTTCCACTTTTATTATCGATAAACAGGGTGTATTGCGTCACGCGCTCTACAGCGTGAATCCCCGCGGCCATGCCGCTGAAGCGATGCGCCTTGTACAAACTCTGGAGCAAGCATGA
- a CDS encoding peptidylprolyl isomerase has protein sequence MKIAKNTVVSIRYELRNSEGEVLEQSEEAVSYLHGGYDGIFPTVEEALHDKAVGDNCEITLEPDHAFGEYDADLVRIEPRSQFPDDQLEVGMQFEGAADGTADGEDEWILYTVTDVTDDKVVVDGNHPLAGQRLLFKCEVTEVRPATADEIAHEHAHGEHGHHH, from the coding sequence ATGAAAATTGCAAAAAATACGGTTGTATCCATTCGCTACGAGCTGCGCAACAGCGAGGGCGAAGTGCTGGAACAAAGCGAAGAGGCCGTCAGCTACCTGCATGGCGGCTATGACGGAATTTTTCCGACGGTGGAAGAAGCGCTGCATGACAAGGCCGTGGGTGATAACTGCGAGATCACCCTGGAACCGGACCATGCTTTCGGCGAATACGACGCAGACCTGGTGCGGATCGAGCCGCGCAGCCAGTTTCCCGATGACCAGCTGGAAGTGGGCATGCAGTTTGAAGGTGCCGCGGATGGAACGGCGGATGGAGAAGATGAATGGATTCTCTACACCGTGACCGATGTGACCGATGACAAGGTGGTCGTGGACGGCAACCACCCCCTGGCCGGCCAGCGGCTGCTGTTCAAGTGCGAGGTCACCGAAGTACGCCCCGCCACGGCAGACGAAATCGCCCACGAGCACGCGCACGGCGAGCATGGGCATCATCATTGA
- the mutS gene encoding DNA mismatch repair protein MutS, with protein MMVQYLRIKAEHPGMLLFYRMGDFYELFFSDAERAARLLGITLTTRGVSAGEPIKMAGVPYHAAEQYLAKLVKLGETVAICEQVGDPATSKGPVERKVARIITPGTLTDAALLDDKRDSLLLALSTSPPDKGGAGGVKGRNQLGAAWLNLASGRFTLMEMAPEQLGAVLERLGPSEILYPDGFTHAALASTKCATKTLAPWQFDADSAQHKLITQFGTRDLDGFGCTGLNPAIAAAGALLEYAQTTQCGKLPHIQSLRVERESDYVLLDAAARRNLEISETLRGETSPTLLSLLDTCASGMGSRALRHWLHHPLRDYGILRGRQDAIATLLGDGGAAPHQAIHKILRQCADIERITGRIALRSARPRDLSGLRDSLALLPRLQGILGSLDSPRLRELDLATTAPQHITDTLRLAIMDEPSSVLREGGVIASGFDAELDELRAIQTNCGDFLLDLEARERERSGIANLKVEYNRVHGFYIEVSRAQADNVPEDYRRRQTLKNAERYITPELKAFEDKALSASERALAREKLLYEGLLDTLQPHLAALQAIAATVSELDVLAALAERAGALNLTAPEFCEEAVIDIQAGRHLVVENQAENFIANDTRLSRTRQMLLITGPNMGGKSTYMRQTALIVLLAYCGSFVPAQDARIGPVDQIFTRIGASDDLAGGRSTFMVEMTETANILHNATENSLVLLDEIGRGTSTFDGLALAWAIARQLIAKTRCHTLFATHYFELTQLAQEFRQVANVHLDAVEHRDRIVFLHSVEEGPASQSYGLQVAQLAGVPAGVIQQAKKRLLQLEQQGLEASPQQDLFAVAPAEEAEHPAVAALKQLNPDELSPREALELVYRLKKMG; from the coding sequence ATGATGGTGCAATACCTGCGCATCAAGGCGGAACACCCCGGCATGCTGCTGTTTTACCGCATGGGGGATTTTTACGAGCTGTTTTTCAGTGATGCGGAGCGGGCAGCCCGGTTGCTGGGCATCACCCTCACCACGCGCGGCGTTTCCGCGGGTGAGCCGATCAAGATGGCGGGCGTTCCCTATCACGCGGCCGAGCAATACCTCGCCAAGCTGGTCAAGCTGGGTGAAACGGTGGCCATCTGCGAACAGGTGGGCGACCCGGCCACCTCGAAAGGCCCGGTTGAGCGCAAGGTGGCGCGCATCATCACACCCGGCACGCTGACCGATGCCGCCCTGCTCGACGACAAGCGCGACAGCCTGCTGCTGGCCCTCTCAACTTCCCCCCCTGACAAGGGGGGGGCGGGGGGGGTTAAGGGGCGGAACCAGCTCGGCGCGGCCTGGCTGAACCTGGCCAGCGGCCGCTTCACGCTGATGGAAATGGCGCCGGAGCAGCTTGGCGCGGTGCTGGAACGGCTCGGGCCGTCGGAAATACTGTATCCCGATGGCTTCACCCATGCCGCCCTGGCCAGTACAAAATGTGCCACCAAGACACTGGCGCCCTGGCAGTTCGATGCGGATTCCGCCCAGCACAAGCTGATCACCCAGTTCGGCACCCGCGACCTGGATGGTTTCGGCTGCACCGGCCTGAATCCGGCGATTGCCGCCGCTGGCGCCTTGCTGGAGTATGCCCAGACCACGCAATGCGGCAAGCTGCCCCACATCCAGAGTTTGCGCGTGGAGCGCGAGAGCGACTATGTGCTGCTCGACGCCGCCGCGCGGCGCAACCTGGAAATCAGCGAAACCTTGCGCGGCGAGACATCGCCCACCCTGCTGTCCCTGCTCGACACCTGCGCCAGCGGCATGGGCAGCCGCGCCCTGCGCCACTGGCTGCACCACCCGCTGCGCGATTACGGCATCTTGCGCGGCCGCCAGGACGCCATCGCCACGCTGCTGGGCGATGGCGGCGCCGCACCCCACCAGGCCATCCACAAAATCCTGCGGCAGTGCGCGGACATCGAGCGCATCACCGGGCGCATCGCCCTGCGCAGCGCCCGCCCGCGCGACCTGTCCGGCCTGCGCGACAGCCTGGCGCTGCTGCCCCGCTTGCAGGGCATCCTGGGGAGCCTCGACAGCCCGCGCCTCAGGGAGCTCGATCTCGCCACCACGGCGCCGCAGCACATCACTGACACATTACGCCTGGCGATCATGGACGAGCCCAGCAGCGTGCTGCGCGAAGGCGGCGTCATCGCCAGCGGCTTTGACGCCGAACTGGACGAGCTGCGCGCCATCCAGACCAATTGCGGCGATTTCCTGCTGGACCTGGAAGCCCGCGAGCGCGAACGCAGCGGCATTGCCAACCTCAAGGTCGAATACAACCGGGTGCACGGCTTCTACATCGAGGTCAGCCGCGCCCAGGCGGACAATGTGCCGGAGGACTACCGCCGCCGCCAGACCCTGAAAAATGCCGAGCGCTACATCACGCCCGAACTGAAAGCCTTCGAGGACAAGGCACTGTCCGCCTCGGAACGCGCGCTGGCGCGCGAGAAGCTGCTGTATGAAGGCCTGCTGGATACGCTCCAGCCCCACCTTGCCGCCTTGCAGGCCATCGCTGCCACGGTGTCCGAGCTGGATGTGCTGGCGGCCCTCGCCGAGCGCGCCGGGGCGCTGAACCTGACTGCGCCGGAATTCTGCGAGGAGGCGGTGATCGACATTCAGGCGGGGCGGCACCTGGTGGTGGAAAACCAGGCCGAAAATTTTATCGCCAACGACACCCGGCTTTCCCGCACGCGCCAGATGCTGCTCATCACCGGCCCCAACATGGGCGGCAAATCGACCTACATGCGGCAGACCGCGCTGATCGTGCTGCTGGCCTACTGCGGCAGCTTTGTCCCGGCGCAGGACGCGCGCATCGGCCCGGTGGACCAGATTTTCACCCGCATCGGCGCCTCCGACGACCTGGCCGGCGGGCGCTCCACCTTCATGGTGGAAATGACGGAAACCGCCAATATCCTGCACAACGCCACGGAAAACAGCCTGGTGCTGCTGGACGAAATTGGGCGCGGCACTTCGACCTTCGACGGCCTGGCGCTGGCCTGGGCCATCGCGCGCCAGCTGATAGCCAAGACCCGCTGCCACACCCTGTTCGCCACTCATTATTTCGAACTGACCCAGCTCGCGCAGGAATTCAGGCAAGTCGCCAACGTGCATCTCGATGCCGTGGAGCATCGCGACCGCATCGTGTTTCTGCACAGCGTGGAAGAAGGCCCGGCCAGCCAGAGCTACGGCCTGCAGGTGGCGCAACTGGCGGGCGTGCCCGCAGGCGTGATCCAGCAGGCGAAGAAAAGACTGCTGCAACTGGAACAGCAAGGCCTGGAAGCCAGCCCGCAGCAAGATCTGTTTGCAGTGGCTCCCGCCGAGGAAGCGGAGCACCCCGCAGTCGCTGCGCTGAAACAGCTGAACCCGGACGAGCTAAGCCCCAGGGAGGCTCTGGAGCTTGTTTACCGGTTGAAGAAGATGGGGTAG
- a CDS encoding PAS domain-containing protein codes for MNNLKMSMQPPLTKRRSFLFRWRILAAGLLALGALLAYNLYLDHVHVDTVEREVLSAQARVVDENMASQLDSINRALAGIRNELPRWERLKDGREQATHRLKALSEAMTGVRTMLVLDARGIVTISNREQLIGRDFNQREYFQMPLRDPDPETLYVSPPFRTVLGVFAITVSRAIIGLDGRFAGIVCATLDPEEFEVLINSVRYAPEVWSALAHGDGRLFMMTPERKGVPGLDLAKPGTFFTRHRDSGRQANTMSGIVYATGDERMISLRTIQPPALRMNKPMVVAVARDMDAIFASWRRDAYLQGGLYVSLVLVCVIGLFFYQRRQRDYDLLAASQEEAQRKAAERLKLATEAAGVGVWEYDLASGELVWDDSMFAIYGMDPALFTHVYEAWRNSVLPEDIELAEAVTREAVEQGQPFDSCFRIRRGDGQIRSIRSIARVHHDESGRAVRMVGTNEDITDRKQAEDALRASQASLKALLDNTPYLMWLKDTGSRFVAVNKAFVLSSGKASAAEIIGKTDFDLWPEELAERYRAEDVEVMTTLQQKLVEEQEIHLGQPCWMETFKTPILNQDGQLLGTAGFAQDTSERRERERQRLADAVAHRDTLVREVHHRIKNNLQSVAGLLRLELGKYLEMNPRLETAICQVYAIAAVHGLQSAGPEEAILLSDTVREICHGVQEQFQRPVVFRVEDDRPGFAPVQLDKDEAVAVALVLNELILNAVKHTPQGGVDPVVELWTDGCRARVSIHNSLAGEEDFDFASSRGVNTGLRLVRSLLPKQGAELRYEKDGENFMVTRLVLTAPVVEAVRQGNSE; via the coding sequence ATGAACAATTTGAAAATGAGCATGCAGCCGCCTCTGACCAAACGGCGTTCCTTTCTGTTTCGCTGGCGGATTCTTGCCGCCGGGCTATTGGCTCTCGGTGCGCTTCTTGCCTACAACCTTTACCTTGACCATGTTCATGTCGATACGGTTGAGCGGGAGGTGCTGTCCGCGCAGGCCAGGGTGGTGGATGAAAACATGGCGAGCCAGCTGGATTCGATCAATCGGGCGCTGGCGGGCATTCGCAATGAGCTGCCGCGCTGGGAGCGGCTGAAGGACGGCAGGGAACAGGCCACGCATCGCCTGAAAGCGCTCAGCGAAGCAATGACCGGCGTGCGCACCATGCTGGTTCTGGATGCCCGGGGCATCGTGACCATTTCCAACCGGGAACAGCTGATTGGGCGTGATTTCAACCAGCGCGAATACTTTCAGATGCCGCTGCGCGACCCCGATCCGGAAACCCTCTATGTCAGCCCTCCGTTCAGGACCGTGCTCGGGGTTTTCGCCATCACCGTGTCGCGCGCCATCATTGGCCTGGATGGGCGGTTCGCGGGCATTGTTTGCGCCACCCTGGACCCCGAGGAATTCGAGGTGCTGATAAATTCGGTGCGTTATGCGCCGGAAGTGTGGTCAGCCCTGGCACATGGCGACGGCAGGTTGTTCATGATGACGCCGGAGCGGAAGGGAGTGCCGGGCCTGGACCTGGCCAAACCCGGCACTTTTTTTACCCGCCACCGGGATAGCGGCAGGCAGGCCAATACGATGAGTGGCATCGTTTATGCCACTGGCGATGAGCGCATGATCTCGCTGCGCACCATCCAGCCGCCGGCATTGCGCATGAACAAGCCCATGGTGGTGGCCGTGGCGCGCGACATGGACGCCATCTTTGCCTCCTGGCGCCGCGATGCGTATTTGCAGGGCGGCTTGTATGTTTCCCTGGTGCTGGTCTGTGTGATCGGCCTGTTTTTTTACCAGCGCCGCCAGCGCGATTACGATCTGCTGGCCGCCAGCCAGGAGGAAGCGCAACGGAAAGCGGCCGAGCGCCTCAAGCTGGCGACCGAGGCCGCCGGGGTGGGGGTGTGGGAATATGACCTGGCGAGCGGAGAACTCGTCTGGGATGATTCCATGTTTGCCATCTATGGCATGGATCCTGCGTTGTTTACCCATGTCTACGAGGCATGGCGTAACAGCGTGTTGCCGGAGGATATCGAGCTGGCCGAAGCCGTAACCAGGGAAGCGGTTGAACAGGGCCAGCCCTTCGACAGTTGCTTCCGCATTCGCCGCGGAGATGGACAGATACGCAGTATTCGCTCCATAGCGAGGGTTCATCACGATGAGTCCGGCCGGGCTGTGCGCATGGTCGGCACCAACGAGGACATCACCGATCGCAAGCAGGCCGAGGACGCCTTGCGGGCCAGCCAGGCCTCGCTGAAGGCCTTGCTGGACAACACGCCTTATCTGATGTGGCTGAAGGATACCGGCAGCCGTTTTGTCGCGGTCAACAAGGCCTTTGTTCTCTCCAGCGGAAAAGCCAGCGCGGCGGAAATCATCGGTAAAACAGATTTCGACCTTTGGCCGGAGGAACTGGCTGAGCGCTATCGGGCGGAAGACGTCGAGGTGATGACCACCTTGCAGCAGAAACTGGTCGAGGAACAGGAAATCCATCTTGGGCAGCCTTGCTGGATGGAAACCTTCAAGACGCCCATTCTGAATCAGGATGGCCAGCTGCTGGGGACGGCCGGTTTTGCCCAGGACACCAGCGAGCGCAGGGAAAGGGAGCGGCAGCGCCTGGCCGACGCGGTGGCACACCGCGATACCCTGGTGCGCGAGGTGCATCACCGCATCAAGAACAATCTGCAAAGCGTGGCCGGCCTGCTGAGGCTGGAACTGGGCAAGTATCTGGAAATGAATCCGCGGCTTGAAACGGCGATCTGCCAGGTCTATGCCATCGCTGCGGTCCATGGCCTGCAAAGCGCCGGGCCCGAAGAGGCTATCCTCCTCTCCGATACGGTGAGAGAAATCTGCCATGGAGTTCAGGAACAATTCCAGCGCCCGGTCGTTTTCCGGGTTGAAGATGACCGGCCCGGCTTCGCGCCAGTTCAGCTCGACAAGGATGAGGCGGTTGCCGTTGCCCTGGTGCTGAATGAGCTGATTCTCAACGCGGTCAAGCATACGCCCCAGGGCGGCGTCGATCCGGTGGTGGAATTGTGGACCGATGGCTGTCGTGCCCGGGTTTCCATCCACAATAGCCTGGCCGGGGAAGAAGACTTCGATTTCGCCAGCAGCAGGGGCGTCAATACCGGCCTGCGCCTGGTGCGTTCGCTGCTGCCGAAGCAGGGGGCTGAATTACGCTATGAAAAAGACGGGGAAAATTTCATGGTGACCCGTCTGGTCCTGACAGCGCCGGTCGTTGAAGCGGTACGCCAGGGAAACTCTGAATAA
- a CDS encoding response regulator: MYRIMLVDDEENILKALRRLLINTPCIYEGVEYPVKVEIFTSAAEALNYAQHNAVDLVLSDYRMPGKDGVAFLREFKEIQPHAARLILSGYADLNAVIGAINEAQIYRFLNKPWNDYELVSSIAQALAYRNLMLENLHLADKARVEKGAMTAQELERKRLEEQEPGITQVNWGPDGSVILDFSED; the protein is encoded by the coding sequence ATGTATCGCATCATGCTGGTGGATGACGAGGAAAACATTCTCAAGGCATTGCGCCGCTTACTGATCAACACGCCGTGCATATACGAAGGCGTGGAATACCCGGTCAAAGTGGAGATCTTCACCTCCGCCGCCGAGGCCCTGAATTACGCGCAGCACAACGCGGTGGACCTGGTGCTATCGGATTACCGCATGCCCGGCAAGGATGGCGTTGCCTTCCTCAGGGAATTCAAGGAGATCCAGCCCCATGCCGCGCGCCTGATCCTGTCCGGCTACGCCGACCTCAACGCCGTGATCGGCGCCATCAACGAGGCGCAGATTTACCGCTTCCTCAACAAGCCGTGGAACGATTACGAGCTGGTGTCGAGCATTGCCCAGGCACTGGCTTACCGCAACCTGATGCTGGAAAACCTGCATCTCGCCGACAAGGCGCGCGTCGAGAAAGGCGCGATGACAGCCCAGGAACTCGAACGCAAGCGCCTGGAGGAACAGGAACCGGGCATCACCCAGGTCAACTGGGGGCCGGACGGGTCAGTGATTCTGGATTTCAGCGAGGACTAG
- a CDS encoding HD domain-containing phosphohydrolase gives MSDIQPSPDQPSSSATLLFVDDEPNILSALRRLFRPHGYKIHTAEGGAPGLEVLEREPVDLVISDMRMPNMDGAQFLEQVRQKWPDTMRILLTGYADVSSTIAAINKGEIYRYVAKPWNDDDIVLLVKQALELKNLEREKLRLEELALRQNEELKELNANLEAKVQERTQEVRQTMGFLELANKKLKENFITSLKVFSNLIELRERSLAGHSRRVADLARTLAKRMNLSDSEVNDIFAAALLHDIGKIGLPDKVLTKPFVTLAGEERDEVLRHPATGQAALMGLEQLHGAARLIRSHHERWDGMGFPDGLSGLAIPAGARILALANDYDAVQIGTLLSKRLTQSEAVTYIVEGRGKRYDPEVVDVFAPMMGGQVKSATAEIEIKPSLLKPGMSLSRDLVTSEGIMLLSRDFVLTEVIIEQIRNFERSSGRALTLHISTKKGD, from the coding sequence ATGAGTGATATACAGCCCAGCCCGGACCAGCCATCCTCTTCCGCCACCTTGCTGTTCGTGGATGACGAACCCAATATTCTCAGCGCCTTGCGCCGCCTGTTCCGCCCCCATGGCTACAAGATACATACCGCTGAAGGCGGTGCACCCGGCCTGGAGGTGCTCGAACGCGAGCCGGTGGACCTGGTGATCTCGGACATGCGCATGCCCAATATGGACGGCGCCCAGTTCCTCGAACAGGTGCGCCAGAAGTGGCCCGACACCATGCGCATCCTGCTGACCGGCTATGCCGACGTGAGCTCCACCATTGCCGCCATCAACAAGGGTGAGATATACCGCTATGTCGCCAAGCCGTGGAACGACGACGACATCGTTCTGCTGGTGAAGCAGGCCCTGGAACTGAAGAACCTCGAGCGTGAAAAACTGCGGCTGGAAGAACTGGCGCTGCGCCAGAACGAGGAACTCAAGGAGCTGAATGCCAATCTGGAAGCCAAGGTGCAGGAACGTACCCAGGAAGTCCGCCAGACCATGGGGTTTCTCGAGCTGGCCAACAAGAAGCTGAAGGAAAACTTCATCACCTCGCTCAAGGTCTTTTCCAACCTGATCGAGCTCAGGGAGCGCAGCCTGGCCGGACATTCCAGGCGCGTGGCCGACCTGGCGCGCACCCTGGCCAAGCGCATGAATCTCTCCGACAGCGAAGTCAATGACATTTTCGCCGCCGCCCTGCTGCATGATATCGGCAAGATCGGCCTGCCCGACAAGGTGCTGACCAAACCCTTCGTCACCCTGGCCGGGGAAGAGCGCGATGAAGTGCTGCGCCACCCCGCGACGGGCCAGGCGGCGCTCATGGGCCTTGAGCAGTTGCACGGCGCGGCCAGGCTGATCAGGTCTCACCACGAGCGCTGGGACGGCATGGGTTTTCCGGACGGCCTGTCCGGCCTGGCGATTCCCGCCGGCGCGCGTATTCTGGCGCTGGCGAATGATTACGATGCCGTGCAGATCGGCACCCTGCTCAGCAAACGGCTGACACAGAGCGAAGCCGTGACCTATATTGTCGAGGGCCGCGGCAAGCGCTATGACCCCGAAGTGGTGGACGTGTTCGCCCCCATGATGGGCGGGCAGGTCAAATCCGCCACGGCCGAAATCGAGATCAAGCCCTCCCTGCTCAAGCCGGGCATGAGTCTGTCGCGCGACCTGGTCACCTCCGAGGGCATCATGCTGCTCTCGCGTGATTTCGTGCTGACCGAGGTCATCATCGAGCAGATCCGCAATTTCGAGCGATCGTCAGGCCGCGCCCTGACGCTCCACATCAGCACCAAAAAAGGAGATTGA